The Candidatus Margulisiibacteriota bacterium genome contains a region encoding:
- a CDS encoding acyl-CoA dehydratase activase, translating to MNIGIDLGSRTVKVAYLGSQGQLLDSKIFDSISFYSNYRKPTAGRAFTLDLAKLGLSAEDSLTATGYGKHGVQIEGIKTISEQKAHMLGAIHQTGLNDFVLLDIGGQDTKIVKVVKGKMVDVYMNDKCGASSGRYLENMAGVLKISLEELSGHFKEPQSLNNTCAVFGESEVLSKIFEGVPVNNIAAGVNYSVFERVSTVLSTMVDASPIVFVGGVSKNKAIYEFLQLEYKVKIIIPQYEQLNGAIGAGISEKVVGNKENKLR from the coding sequence TATTAGATAGTAAAATTTTTGATTCTATTAGTTTTTATAGTAATTACAGAAAACCAACAGCTGGTCGCGCTTTTACTTTGGATTTAGCTAAGCTGGGCCTGTCAGCAGAAGATAGCCTAACAGCTACTGGGTATGGAAAACATGGTGTTCAGATAGAAGGAATTAAAACAATTTCAGAACAAAAAGCACACATGTTGGGCGCGATACATCAAACAGGTCTTAATGATTTTGTGCTTCTAGATATTGGCGGTCAGGATACAAAAATAGTTAAAGTTGTGAAGGGTAAGATGGTTGACGTATATATGAACGATAAATGTGGAGCCAGTTCAGGAAGATATTTAGAGAATATGGCGGGAGTTTTGAAAATAAGTTTAGAGGAGCTTTCTGGGCACTTTAAAGAACCACAGAGCTTAAATAATACCTGTGCTGTTTTTGGCGAATCAGAAGTTTTAAGCAAGATATTTGAAGGCGTTCCTGTGAATAATATTGCCGCTGGAGTCAATTATAGTGTATTTGAGAGAGTTTCAACTGTTTTGTCTACTATGGTTGATGCTTCACCAATAGTTTTCGTGGGAGGAGTATCCAAAAACAAGGCAATTTATGAATTTTTACAGTTAGAATATAAGGTAAAAATCATTATTCCTCAGTATGAACAGCTAAACGGGGCTATAGGTGCAGGAATTAGTGAAAAAGTTGTTGGGAATAAAGAAAATAAACTACGATAA